The genomic segment TTTTTTATTTGCCTTAAAATAAAAAAAGTAAGAGACATATGGGTGTCTCTTACTTTTTGGTGTTTCTATATCAAATAATATTTTACATTGCAGTAAAATAGATAATTCTAAATTAGATAATGTTAGGACGAGGTGAATTGTAAAATTTCTTTATTGAGGATATATAACGCCTCGCCGTCAATCGCACCAAACTTTTTGATGGATTCCAGAATATTTTTAACTGCCATATCTTTATAACCGTTTGCATAATATACATTTGCCAAATCCAACAGCACGCGATTGCTGTCAATCAGGTTTAAAATGGGTAAACTAGTTTCAAAAATATCGAGCTCTTTTACTTTTAGCAGCTCAGATAGTATATTAAAGATTTTTTGGCTTGCTGTTTTATCAAACGAACAAGATTTCTTGTTTAGAAAATAAAGCAATACTTGCTTCTCTGTTTCGTTTGTTAAGCTTTGTATGATCCCATTGCATTTTTTGGTATTCAACTTACCGGCGAAACAACATAGCGTAAGATATTCGAGTAATTTTTCTGTTCTGTTTGGCAAAATACCCTGATGAGAGCTTGCTTCGATTATTTTCAAAAACTCAGTGTAAGCAGACTTGTAATCTTTTTTATAGAAAAGCAGTTTTCCTTGCAGAAAGTTTTTGTCGTTCTGATAATCAGACTGATTTTCAATTCTCTTAAAATACCGTTCTGCCTCATCATATAACCCTTCATGAATTAACACGTCAACTATCACCAATACATTGGTGATATAATAACTATCCGAAAAAAGGTTCTCTAAATTTTTACCCACATCTTGCTTGTTGGGCAGCATTTTATTTAAGATTTGACCTATCTTATAAATGATATCATATCGTTTACTATTAATTTGCAAAGCCCGAATATAACAATCCAAACAATTCGCCCAGTCATCCAACAAATAATAAATTTGCCCTAAATCGATTAGCGGCTTAAAATTGTGGATATCGTTTAAAAAAGTAAGGTTTTGCGGCGCCGCACCCATTTCAATGCATTTTTTAAAGCTTTCAATAGCCAAGGTATAGCGTTTGAGCATTTTATATATGATGCCCTTGTAATACTCGTAATCTGTACAAGCAGGGTAAATTTTAAGCGCTTCTGACAATGCCAGAAGACTTTCTTCGTTTCTTTGCAGGCAATTCAGGCAAACCGCCCTTCGGAATAATAAATGGGGGCAGTACGCCAAGGTAATGTCTTTGTTTGCATATGCTTTTTCGTAATATTCCAATGCTTTGTTGTGATCATGCTGGCTGATATATTCGTTGCCCATATTAAACAGCTGAAATGCATCGTTGGGGTTATAATCAAGCAGCTTTTGGATGATGGGGATGTTTCTTTCGTGTTTGTTTTTGTGAATTAGATTGGATAGTAGATACCCGTAATGGAGTACCCTAATATCTGTAAGTTCAATTTGAAAGTCGATGCTTTTACGGATGGGAACCAATTGCTCATGGATTGCGCCTTCGTAATGAAAAGTCTTGTTTTTAAAAAGCCTCAGCCCGGTATGCATATTATAGAATTCTTCCGAGTTTTCATTGGTCAAATTGTGGAACACTAAAGTCAATCCGTTTGCTTTTGTCGTCTGAATCTTTTCTGTAAGAATTTTCAAGTCATCTTTATAAACTACCTCATCGGCATCCAATACAAGTATCCAATCTCCGGTTGCCTTTTTAAGCGCTTCATTTCTCGCATTACTAAAATTATCATCCCATTTGTACGAAAAAATTTTAGGATTAAAGCGCTTGGCAATATCCAAAGTATGATCGGTTGATCCGGTATCTACAATAATAATTTCATCAACTGCATCGGCAACGCTGTTTAAACATTTTTCTATATATTTTTCTTCGTCTTTAACGATCATACAAAGGCTTAAAGTTTGCATAGTATACCCCTTTCTGTGTTTTGGGTTTGAAAGAAAAGACCGCAGAGCTAAAAATTAGCACTACGGTCTTTCTTAATTCATTTATGCCTGACCGTTAAAATAAGCAATGAACGATGCGATAGTTGTACCTAGATTGTATTGCAGCTGTGCATACTGTGCAAAAGTGTCGATAACAATATACGCGCCTTCGCCGTTGGGCACAACAACATTGTCGTGGCTGGGGTCATTCATATAGAATGTCCCATCGGGGCTTAATTGCAGAGAAACAGTAATTGGGGCAGTTCCGGTGTTGTTAATAAACATCGTTGCTGTACGCAGGGTTGAAATATTTTTATCTGCGAAGATGACATCTGTCCCCTGTACGTTGGTAAGGGGAGCTGAATCGGAAGTGAAGTTGTTGCCGATAACCGTCATATTAAGGCTGGAGTTGGCAATGGTAACAGAGTTACCAACAGTAACCGTACCGCCTACTGTTAGAGAAGTGTTTGCAATGGTAACAGGGTTGGAAACAGTCACGTCACCTGCAACAACCAAGCTGGCGTTTGCAATAGTAACCGTACCGCCTACTGTTAGAGAAGTGTTTGCGATGGTAACAGGGTTGGAAACAGTTACGTCACCTGCAACAACCAAGCTGGCATTCGCGATGGTAATCGAGTTGCCGACAGTAACCGTACCGCCTACTGTTAGAGAAGTGTTTGCGATGGTAACAGGGTTGGAAACAGTTACGTCACCTGCAACAACCAAGCTGGCGTTTGCGATGGTGATAGAGTTACCAACAGTAACCGTACCGCCTACTGTTAGAGAAGTGTTTGCAATGGTAACGGGGTTGGAAACAGTCACGTCACCTGCAACAACCAAGCTGGCGTTTGCAATAGTAACCGTACCGCCTACTGTTAGAGAAGTGTTTGCGATGGTAACAGGGTTGGAAACAGTTACGTCACCTGCAACAACCAAGCTGGCGTTTGCGATGGTGATAGAGTTACCAACAGTAACCGTACCGCCTACTGTTAGAGAAGTGTTTGCAATGGTAACAGGGTTGGAAACAGTCACGTCACCTGCAACGACCAAGCTGGCATTCGCGATGGTAATCGAGTTGCCGACAGTAACCGTACCGCCTACTGTTAGAGAAGTGTTTGCAATGGTAATAGGGTTGGAAACAGTCACATCACCTGCAACAACCAAGCTGGCGTTTGCGATGGTAATAGAGTTACCAACAGTAACTG from the Hydrogenoanaerobacterium saccharovorans genome contains:
- a CDS encoding glycosyltransferase family 2 protein encodes the protein MQTLSLCMIVKDEEKYIEKCLNSVADAVDEIIIVDTGSTDHTLDIAKRFNPKIFSYKWDDNFSNARNEALKKATGDWILVLDADEVVYKDDLKILTEKIQTTKANGLTLVFHNLTNENSEEFYNMHTGLRLFKNKTFHYEGAIHEQLVPIRKSIDFQIELTDIRVLHYGYLLSNLIHKNKHERNIPIIQKLLDYNPNDAFQLFNMGNEYISQHDHNKALEYYEKAYANKDITLAYCPHLLFRRAVCLNCLQRNEESLLALSEALKIYPACTDYEYYKGIIYKMLKRYTLAIESFKKCIEMGAAPQNLTFLNDIHNFKPLIDLGQIYYLLDDWANCLDCYIRALQINSKRYDIIYKIGQILNKMLPNKQDVGKNLENLFSDSYYITNVLVIVDVLIHEGLYDEAERYFKRIENQSDYQNDKNFLQGKLLFYKKDYKSAYTEFLKIIEASSHQGILPNRTEKLLEYLTLCCFAGKLNTKKCNGIIQSLTNETEKQVLLYFLNKKSCSFDKTASQKIFNILSELLKVKELDIFETSLPILNLIDSNRVLLDLANVYYANGYKDMAVKNILESIKKFGAIDGEALYILNKEILQFTSS
- a CDS encoding DUF6385 domain-containing protein, yielding MNSLVFNTTASELSAGVYGYNQNTSTLQQLQLNSDGELLIAAAAAMAVTVTNTTLTVGGNVTVSNPVTIANTSLTVGGTVTVGNSITIANASLVVAGDVTVSNPITIANTSLTVGGTVTVGNSITIANASLVVAGDVTVSNPVTIANTSLTVGGTVTVGNSITIANASLVVAGDVTVSNPVTIANTSLTVGGTVTIANASLVVAGDVTVSNPVTIANTSLTVGGTVTVGNSITIANASLVVAGDVTVSNPVTIANTSLTVGGTVTVGNSITIANASLVVAGDVTVSNPVTIANTSLTVGGTVTIANASLVVAGDVTVSNPVTIANTSLTVGGTVTVGNSVTIANSSLNMTVIGNNFTSDSAPLTNVQGTDVIFADKNISTLRTATMFINNTGTAPITVSLQLSPDGTFYMNDPSHDNVVVPNGEGAYIVIDTFAQYAQLQYNLGTTIASFIAYFNGQA